The Clostridia bacterium genome includes a region encoding these proteins:
- the tilS gene encoding tRNA lysidine(34) synthetase TilS, whose protein sequence is MAGLAEDVRKTIYEHNMLNAGDKIVVGVSGGPDSLCLLHVLKELCGEYGCSLYAAHLNHKFRGEAADADAVFVGEICREWGIPAFIETFDVPAYIEETGLSPEEAGREIRYKLFDRVCQEVGGNKIAVAQNLNDHIETILMRFMRGSGIDGLKGIEFVRGNIIRPLLEIERCKIEEYCAENGLAPRLDKTNLEPIYHRNKVRLELIPYIKKNFNPNIMMALNRFSILIKDENDFMETEAESELYAVADIFDDRVVMDVPKLTALHTALQRRIIRQCIEKLSNTLNGFEFKHFEGVLKLAQKSTGAAVMLPYKLKAYKSYDKLVLVKDIVKADKKCYYKLKYDYDNSIDTANGWITIEKRKAKDIGELRGQRDMIYIDPSKIKEGLVLRHREPGDMFAPIGMKGTKKLKEYLIDEKVPREERDEIQLIADGNEIVWIAGGRLSEKYKITDETSAAVVIKYIRR, encoded by the coding sequence ATGGCAGGTCTTGCCGAGGATGTAAGAAAAACAATATATGAGCATAATATGCTTAATGCTGGAGACAAAATCGTGGTGGGAGTATCAGGCGGTCCTGACTCGCTATGCTTGCTCCATGTGTTGAAGGAGCTATGCGGAGAGTACGGCTGCAGTCTTTATGCAGCGCATCTGAACCACAAATTCAGGGGGGAGGCTGCAGATGCTGATGCAGTTTTTGTCGGGGAGATTTGCAGGGAATGGGGCATTCCGGCTTTCATAGAGACCTTTGATGTGCCTGCATACATTGAGGAGACTGGACTTTCTCCAGAGGAAGCAGGCAGGGAAATCAGATACAAGCTATTCGACCGTGTATGCCAGGAGGTTGGCGGAAACAAAATAGCTGTGGCACAGAATCTGAACGACCATATAGAGACAATATTGATGCGGTTTATGCGTGGAAGTGGTATAGATGGGCTCAAGGGCATCGAGTTTGTAAGAGGAAACATCATACGCCCGCTGCTGGAAATTGAAAGATGCAAAATAGAGGAGTATTGTGCGGAAAACGGCTTGGCCCCGCGCCTGGATAAGACCAATCTGGAGCCGATATATCACAGGAATAAGGTAAGGCTTGAGTTGATCCCATACATAAAAAAGAATTTTAATCCCAATATAATGATGGCATTAAACAGATTTTCCATTCTAATAAAGGATGAGAACGATTTCATGGAGACAGAGGCTGAAAGTGAACTTTACGCAGTAGCAGATATTTTTGATGACAGGGTGGTAATGGATGTACCAAAGCTTACTGCACTTCATACAGCATTGCAGAGAAGAATCATCCGGCAATGCATAGAAAAACTTTCAAACACTTTGAATGGTTTTGAGTTCAAGCACTTTGAAGGAGTGCTTAAGCTTGCGCAAAAATCAACAGGAGCTGCGGTGATGCTTCCATATAAGCTTAAGGCATACAAATCCTATGATAAGCTTGTATTGGTAAAAGATATTGTTAAGGCTGATAAAAAGTGTTATTATAAGTTAAAATATGATTATGACAATAGTATTGACACCGCAAATGGCTGGATCACAATTGAAAAAAGAAAGGCAAAGGATATCGGCGAGCTAAGAGGGCAAAGGGATATGATTTACATTGATCCTTCCAAAATCAAAGAGGGGTTGGTACTCAGACACCGCGAGCCTGGAGATATGTTTGCCCCTATAGGCATGAAAGGAACCAAGAAGCTCAAGGAGTATCTGATAGATGAGAAGGTGCCTCGAGAGGAAAGAGATGAGATCCAACTTATTGCCGACGGAAATGAGATTGTCTGGATTGCAGGTGGAAGGCTTAGCGAAAAGTATAAAATAACTGATGAAACTTCAGCCGCTGTTGTGATCAAATACATAAGGAGGTAA
- the spoIIE gene encoding stage II sporulation protein E: MATISNHSVTSKRGKLKHTIDLFMNSNFKLYVILGILGLLLGRAVILDFLNPFCMAFLAAAMLQDLNVFIVGTSILLGVLSVGEKTILLKYLFSALVFIILYVAAHKIKADKKLMVAAVAALANFAAGYFIFYVQNYYLYDLIMVIIESLLIVTLIYIYDCSIPIIKNYKNRRLLSSEEVVAVTVMAAFCFVGAEFYVAGLSIKNILIIFIIMVFAHLGNTGIGAAVGIIMGIVQALSGSILPSAIGVYGLCGLMCGLLKNLGRFGCPMGFIISNALMTFYINGSTEVLIRFYEIFAASVIFACLPASLMKRLSGYKTIIAGEYLKERSYNMRVKEHTIERLSELSGVYKSLAETMKDAAPDGNYFSQNDAAQIIDQVVGKVCSGCGMSNSCWKRDFYKSYQYLFNMLTMIENGGDPKRNDGVKSFKERCLKPEEIIEGLRYYYDIYRNGLGWRKKMNESRLLVSDQLKEVSAVVSDLALRIDMDVDFDRDMEELIMVGLDNEAVRVKDVIVVKAGSSLDVDIRMSSCGGKRECMKSIIPIVNKITGKKFNKKEMACDLIHESICSIKLKEAHRYQIATGIARMNKSGTVSGDNYSFIELKDGKFMLALSDGMGTGPKAALESNTTITLLEKFLYAGFDKDVALKAINSMMLLKSNEETYSTVDMTVINQYTGEVEFVKVGAVSAFIKHEDEVQVIRNSTLPVGILSHIDVELVKKKLTDGDFVIMVSDGVLDCNKEIVDKEKWLAEMIMNMSTRNPQKMAEDIVQSCLEANGGVAPDDMTVMAAKVWETM; the protein is encoded by the coding sequence TTGGCAACAATTTCAAATCATAGCGTTACAAGCAAACGTGGAAAGTTAAAGCACACTATTGATCTTTTTATGAACAGTAATTTCAAGCTGTATGTGATATTGGGCATTTTGGGGCTGCTTCTGGGCAGAGCAGTCATATTGGACTTTCTAAATCCCTTTTGTATGGCTTTTCTGGCAGCGGCAATGCTTCAGGATTTGAATGTCTTTATTGTAGGGACAAGCATACTGCTTGGTGTACTAAGTGTTGGGGAGAAGACAATACTGCTGAAATATCTTTTTTCTGCACTAGTGTTCATTATTTTGTATGTAGCTGCACATAAGATCAAAGCTGATAAAAAATTGATGGTTGCTGCAGTAGCAGCTTTAGCTAACTTTGCGGCAGGCTATTTTATTTTTTATGTCCAGAATTACTACCTTTATGATCTCATAATGGTCATTATAGAATCACTTTTGATTGTAACACTCATATATATTTATGACTGTTCAATACCTATTATAAAGAACTATAAGAACAGAAGGCTGCTTTCCTCGGAGGAGGTGGTAGCTGTTACTGTTATGGCAGCATTCTGCTTTGTCGGAGCGGAGTTCTATGTAGCGGGCCTTTCAATAAAAAATATACTCATTATTTTTATAATCATGGTTTTCGCCCATCTTGGCAATACGGGCATAGGTGCTGCAGTTGGAATCATAATGGGAATAGTGCAAGCCTTATCTGGCTCGATTCTCCCTTCTGCCATAGGTGTCTATGGCCTTTGCGGCTTGATGTGCGGATTATTGAAGAATCTTGGCCGGTTTGGCTGCCCTATGGGATTCATAATCAGCAATGCTCTTATGACCTTCTACATAAATGGCTCGACAGAGGTGCTGATAAGATTTTATGAGATATTTGCTGCTTCTGTAATTTTTGCTTGTCTGCCTGCAAGCTTGATGAAAAGACTGTCTGGCTATAAGACGATCATTGCTGGAGAGTATCTCAAGGAAAGGTCCTACAATATGCGAGTGAAGGAGCATACCATAGAAAGGCTTTCTGAGCTTTCGGGAGTATATAAATCCCTTGCTGAGACAATGAAGGATGCAGCACCGGATGGCAATTACTTCTCCCAGAATGATGCAGCACAGATAATAGACCAAGTAGTCGGAAAGGTCTGCTCTGGATGTGGAATGAGCAACAGCTGCTGGAAGAGGGACTTCTACAAGAGCTACCAGTACCTTTTCAATATGCTCACCATGATAGAAAACGGGGGAGACCCCAAGAGAAATGACGGCGTTAAGAGCTTCAAGGAGCGCTGCCTGAAGCCTGAGGAGATAATCGAAGGGCTGAGGTATTATTATGATATATATAGGAATGGACTCGGCTGGAGAAAAAAAATGAATGAAAGCAGGTTGCTTGTAAGCGATCAGCTAAAGGAGGTATCCGCTGTGGTGTCTGATCTGGCTTTAAGGATAGACATGGATGTGGACTTTGACAGGGATATGGAGGAGCTTATAATGGTAGGGCTGGATAATGAGGCGGTGCGTGTGAAGGACGTAATAGTAGTTAAAGCAGGAAGTTCCCTGGATGTCGATATAAGAATGAGCAGCTGTGGCGGAAAGCGTGAATGTATGAAGAGCATCATACCGATTGTAAACAAAATAACGGGAAAGAAGTTCAATAAGAAGGAAATGGCCTGCGATTTGATCCATGAAAGCATATGCAGCATAAAGCTGAAAGAGGCTCATAGGTATCAAATTGCTACAGGCATTGCAAGGATGAACAAATCGGGCACTGTTTCCGGGGACAATTATTCCTTTATAGAGCTGAAGGACGGAAAATTCATGCTGGCTCTGAGCGATGGCATGGGTACCGGGCCAAAAGCCGCATTGGAAAGCAATACTACCATAACCCTGCTGGAAAAGTTCTTATATGCCGGTTTTGACAAGGATGTAGCCTTAAAGGCTATAAATTCGATGATGCTGTTAAAATCCAATGAGGAAACCTATTCAACAGTCGATATGACAGTGATTAACCAGTATACAGGAGAGGTTGAATTTGTAAAGGTAGGTGCCGTATCCGCCTTTATAAAACATGAGGATGAAGTTCAGGTCATAAGAAATAGCACTCTGCCTGTCGGTATACTCAGCCATATCGATGTGGAGCTTGTGAAGAAAAAACTTACAGACGGTGACTTTGTGATCATGGTTAGCGACGGTGTTCTAGACTGCAACAAGGAAATTGTGGATAAGGAGAAATGGCTGGCAGAGATGATAATGAACATGAGTACAAGGAATCCGCAGAAAATGGCAGAGGATATAGTCCAAAGCTGTCTGGAGGCAAACGGCGGGGTGGCTCCGGATGATATGACAGTGATGGCCGCAAAGGTATGGGAGACTATGTAA
- a CDS encoding VWA domain-containing protein: protein MAILIESGEIKQIIVVTDGRSNVGISPIDAAKRAYSAGITLSTIGVINFRGSSDEKDIEEVEEIAKAGGGLCEYSHIEDLSRTIQNLTHRTAQRTIEQIVSRQLKAMMGEEIENLEPKSRLKIVDFIEKYGENINLKCIVVLDTSGSMREKLSIARRSVVELLESLQGRKGSSSIAVITYPGEDAGMCSIICGFTSDISILRQKLELISSGGGTPTGPAILKACELMYQYYEVNGAVISEEHEALKYYV, encoded by the coding sequence ATGGCTATACTTATCGAGAGTGGAGAAATAAAGCAGATAATAGTTGTCACAGATGGCAGGTCCAATGTGGGTATCAGTCCTATTGATGCAGCAAAGAGGGCATACAGTGCCGGCATTACCTTAAGCACCATCGGTGTTATTAACTTTAGAGGCAGCAGTGATGAAAAGGATATTGAAGAGGTTGAGGAAATAGCAAAGGCAGGAGGCGGGCTATGCGAGTATTCCCATATAGAGGATTTGAGCAGGACTATACAGAACCTCACCCACAGAACCGCCCAAAGGACAATTGAGCAGATAGTTAGCAGACAGCTTAAAGCCATGATGGGAGAGGAAATCGAGAACCTGGAGCCCAAATCAAGGCTTAAGATCGTAGACTTTATTGAAAAGTATGGAGAGAATATCAACCTTAAGTGCATTGTTGTGCTTGATACCAGCGGAAGTATGAGAGAGAAGCTTTCAATTGCAAGAAGGAGTGTGGTTGAGCTTCTGGAGAGCTTGCAGGGAAGAAAAGGCAGCAGCAGTATTGCTGTCATAACCTATCCAGGAGAGGACGCCGGGATGTGCAGTATTATCTGCGGTTTTACCAGTGACATAAGCATACTTAGGCAGAAGCTTGAGCTTATAAGCTCAGGAGGCGGCACACCTACAGGACCAGCTATACTCAAGGCCTGTGAGCTTATGTATCAGTATTATGAAGTGAATGGAGCAGTTATATCAGAGGAGCACGAAGCCTTGAAGTATTATGTATAG
- a CDS encoding AarF/UbiB family protein, with amino-acid sequence MYSNEYDRVKGRWSGKTYTTLRKLGAGGIGEIYLVADDDGKSFAMKISQDLVSITKEYANLNKFDRMCFAPKVYELDDCEKNNKLYHFFIMEYIEGYTLRDAISKEKLPFGSKLDIVRIMADVLKGINEQGYVYTDLKYENIMIDKSNRLIRLIDLGSITPIGDRVKEYTPMYDRSNWNAGSRTADLSYQVFAIIILLISMLLNKDINPETEKLPMVLKRLKKCNFPQGLYDMVNSCLDGSIADCGSLCDSLDTICRFSFAGRRLTHALNAVIAVLSVLLAVLIRTVFA; translated from the coding sequence ATGTATAGCAATGAATATGACAGAGTCAAGGGCCGATGGAGCGGAAAGACCTACACTACTTTAAGAAAGCTTGGTGCTGGCGGAATAGGTGAGATTTATCTGGTGGCTGACGATGATGGAAAAAGCTTTGCAATGAAAATCAGTCAGGATTTAGTCAGCATAACAAAGGAATACGCCAACCTGAACAAATTCGACCGCATGTGCTTTGCTCCAAAAGTATATGAGCTTGATGACTGTGAAAAGAACAATAAGCTTTATCATTTTTTCATCATGGAATACATTGAGGGTTATACACTGAGGGATGCCATCTCGAAAGAAAAACTGCCTTTCGGCAGCAAGCTGGATATTGTCAGAATCATGGCAGATGTGTTAAAGGGTATTAATGAACAAGGGTATGTATATACTGACCTCAAATATGAAAATATAATGATTGATAAAAGTAATAGGCTTATAAGACTTATTGATTTGGGAAGCATCACCCCAATTGGTGACAGAGTGAAGGAATATACTCCCATGTATGACAGAAGCAATTGGAATGCCGGCAGCAGGACAGCGGACTTATCCTATCAGGTTTTTGCGATTATTATACTATTAATATCCATGCTGCTGAATAAGGACATCAATCCCGAGACTGAGAAGCTTCCGATGGTGCTTAAACGATTAAAAAAGTGCAATTTTCCACAAGGTTTGTATGATATGGTAAATAGCTGCCTTGATGGCAGCATTGCAGACTGTGGCAGTTTATGCGACAGCTTGGATACTATATGCCGCTTCAGCTTTGCAGGGAGAAGACTCACACATGCGTTAAACGCTGTGATAGCTGTCCTATCTGTATTGCTGGCGGTTTTAATAAGAACGGTTTTTGCTTGA